CAAGTGGTTTTTTGAGTTTCTTTCAGACCTACGATTTCGATCTCATCACCAACGTGGATGATACCGCGCTCTACACGACCGGTTACTACTGTACCACGGCCAGAGATAGAGAATACGTCTTCGATAGGCAACAAGAAAGGTTTGTCCACAGCACGCTCAGGTGTTGGGATGTAGCTGTCCAAGGCAGCAGCCAATTCGAAGATTTTTTCTTCGTAAGCAGCGTCACCTTCCAAAGCTTTCAGTGCAGAACCTTGTACGATTGGGCAGTCGTCGCCTGGGAAGTCGTAGCTTGACAATAAGTCACGGATTTCCATTTCAACCAGTTCCAACAGCTCGGCATCGTCAACCATGTCGCATTTGTTCATGAATACGATGATGTAAGGCACACCTACTTGGCGAGCCAACAGAATGTGTTCACGAGTTTGTGGCATAGGACCGTCAGCTGCGGAACATACCAAGATCGCGCCGTCCATTTGAGCAGCACCGGTAATCATGTTTTTAACGTAGTCGGCGTGCCCCGGGCAGTCTACGTGTGCGTAGTGACGGGTTTCGGTTTCGTATTCTACGTGAGAGGTATTAATGGTAATACCACGAGCTTTTTCTTCAGGAGCGTTGTCGATTTGGTCGTAAGCTTTTGCAGCGCCACCGAATTTTTTAGCCAAAATAGTAGTCAAAGCAGCAGTCAGAGTGGTTTTACCATGGTCAACGTGACCGATGGTGCCAACGTTTACGTGCGGTTTGCTACGTTCAAATTTTTCCTTAGCCATGGCAATATCCTATAATCTAAGCTTTTGAAAGAAAGGGTAATAATGAGATGGTGCCCATGGGCAGATTTGAACTGCCGACCTCTCCCTTACCAAGGGAGTGCTCTACCCCTGAGCTACATGGGCGAATTGTTTGGAGCGGGTGAAGGGAATCGAACCCTCACCGTAAGCTTGGAAGGCTTCTGCTCTACCATTGAGCTACACCCGCATACTCACTATTTGCTCCAAGTAAGAATTTTTGGTGGAGGGAGAAGGATTCGAACCTTCGAAGCTCACGCAACAGATTTACAGTCTGCCCCCTTTGACCGCTCGGGAATCCCTCCAAAAGAGAACGCTAGTTTATTGGCAACTCAGATTTCCGTCAAGATTTTTTTTCATTTATTTCTTTAAAAATATCCAAGCTTTTGCTTTTAAACACTATTTACTTAAACTGAATGATTTTTTCGTACTTAGCCATCAGTTCTTCGTGCGTTTCAGGATGTTCTTCATCGATCAAGATACAGTCGACAGGACATACCTGTTGGCACTGAGGCTCATCGTAATGGCCTACACATTGCGTACACAAATTTGGATTGATTTCGTAAATTTCTTCACCTTGCGAAATGGCATCATTTGGGCATTCCGGTTCGCACACATCGCAGTTAATGCACTCATCTGTAATAAAGAGCGACATTTCTATTTCCTTTTTTCTTAAATTATCAAAACCGATTGGGCGCGGATTATAGCACAAATGACGTCGGAACAATCCGTTTGAAAGAATGTTTTACACCTTGGGAATGATTCTCAAATTCTATACTATTCAGCAACTTGCGAATAGAGCAACAATTCAAACCTACTCATTCCCGCCTTTCCTTCCCGATAAATTTCCAGCCAATCCGGTTTTTCAGGCAACTTCCCTGCTTCAATATAGACCATTGCCCCATTTTTCAAGTGGCTTTGCAATCGGATAAACAGATTTTGCCAATCTTCCCATGCAAACGGCGGATCAAGGAACACAACATCAAATTTTTCAGACGGCCTTGCCAGATAAGCCATGCCGTCTGAACACTCGATTTTCGCCTGTTTCAAACCTAATTCACGGATATTTTTCTGAAGCGTTTGAACAGTTTGGCGGTGGTTATCGACCATTACCACTTTTGCCGCATTACGAGAAGCAGCCTCCATTCCCAAAGCACCACTGCCACTGAATAAATCCAATACTGTTTTACCGGTTAAATCCTGGCCCAGCCAGTTAAACAGTTTTTCACGCACGCTGTCAGGCGTCGGGCGCAGACCATCTGCAGATAAAAATGTTAACTTTCGTCCCCTGCATTGCCCACCGATGATACGTACTTGATTGCTGTGTTTGGAATGTTTGTTGTTTGCCATATCTTAAAAAGATGCCGAGTTTTCAGACGGCCTCAATTATATAGTGAAACTGCCATCAAGCCGTATTTCACTCTATTCTTTTAGAAACAAAAAGGCCGTCTGAAAATCATTTTTCAGACGGCCTATAATATTAACAATTTCATTTCTTTGGTTTTCTGTACCAACATTTCACAGTAATGTTTTAATTTCTGTTACATCAACTCTAGCTTCATACTTGAATTACTAGAAAATCATCGTATTATCGTGCGTACTAATCTGCAACACCAAACCACCTTGTCCTGACTCACCAAACCTTACATATCCATTTGAAAAATTGCTGCTAACTGTTCCAATCGCAGTAAGTTCAACTGCATCAATCTTAGCGACTTCACCAATTTTTCCGCTATATATTTCTGCGAATATTTATGTAAGACTCCTTTTTTATTGGTTTCTATGATTAAACTTTTTGCGTAGATAATTGATTAGGTTCTAAACTTTGTATGTGTGGTTTGACAAGCACACTTCCTTTTGTCATAATAAATAACAAACTAATGAGGTCCAAGAAAAAATTAGTCTCGTTATATGCGTTACTTCTTGTTCCAGTATATTCTTTAGCATATTGTTATATTTTATAGCTACACCATTTGAAATAAAAATAATTATTAATACTCGCAGGTGCTACTTATATGGATGAGTATAACACTCAAACTCGATTACCTGGCCTCAAGAAACTATGAAGATAGAGAGTTCGACCCATACTACTGCCCAAGTATGAAATGTAAATATCTGGAATATGAAGACTCAACGTATCGGAAGCATATTTTATACATTAGGCACAGATTCGATAGGGAGTCAATTTAATAGGATGTGTAACTAATTTAGTTGTTTAGATTATTAACTTAGATATTTTATAAAGGGAGTGTTTGAATGTACCGTAATCATAAATTATTTCTTACTACTATTTCTGCAATTTTATTGTTGACCTCACCACATACCATGGCTGAGGTTAGCACTGTAGATAATAGTGGAGCAACATGGTCAATTATCAAAACTCAAAAGCAAGGTCATTCTCGAATGGTTTGGGTAAAAGTAAGCGAACACCCGTCTGTTGCCGATCAAATGAAATGTAAACCTCTACCCTATTATGGTCCAAATGCAGGTGAGCTTGTCCAACAAGGGAAAAGTTGTATCTATACACCTGCATATACAATGGATCAATATTTTTTAAATTGCATGGGTAACTATTCACAACAAACAAAAATTCGTTACCGTAGAAATGGCACGGTATTCAATCAGGAAAATTATCCAAATTACAGTTATCCTATTGTACCAACCTCAATGATGGACTGGGTTGAATCAAATGTTTGTAAGTAATTTAACTTTATAATATAAATTCATTATGGTAATTGTTTCCCTATAACTCCCTATTGGAGTTAATTAAATGAATTTATATAACTGCAAAAAGGCCGTCTGAAGATGATTTTCAGACGGCCTTTACTATTCATTAACCAATTATTCCTTCGGTGCAGGCGGTTCGATCTGCTCTTTCCAGCCGCATTCTTTTTGCGGGCAGACTTTTTCCACACCCCAGCGTTTGGTGGTTTTGATGGTCAAAACCGGCCACGCGCATTTTGGACAGGTTTCTGCAATGGGTGGATTCCAAGTAGCGTAGTTACAATCCGGATAGGTGCTGCAGCTGTAAAACAGTTTGCCGTAGCGGGATTTACGCTCGACGAGGTTGCCTTTTTTACATTGTGGGCACTGGACGCCGGTATCTTTCGGTTTTTCCAGCGGTTCAACGTGTTTACATTTCGGATAGTTGGCGCAGCCGATGAATTTGCTGCCAGTGCGGCTGTATTTGTACACTAGGCGACCGCCGCATTTAGGGCATTCGCGTCCGTCGAGTTCGGCTTGTTCTGCTTCCGCTTTGGCGATGCGTTCAGCAGCTTCTTCGGCAGTTTCGTTGACGTTGCGCGTATAGCTACACTCGGGATAACCGGCACACGCAACGAAACGACCCATTTTGCCGAACTTGATTTGCAGTTTGTGTTCGCCGCATTTCGGGCAGGTTTCGTCAAGTTCCTGCGTGGTAAATTTGGCGCGTTCGATGCCCTCTTTTTCTTCCACTTGCTTGATAAACGGCTTCCAGAATTTGTCCATCACGGGAATCCATTGGCGTTTGCCGTTGGCAATTTCGTCAAGCTGGTCTTCAAGTTTGGCAGTGAAGTGGTAATCGACGTATTGGGCGAAGTGTTCGGTCAAGAATTTATTGACGATGTCGCCTGTGTCGGTAGGCATGAAGCGTTTTTGCTCAAGGGTAACGTATTCGCGGTCTTTGAGCGTGGAAATGATACTGGCATAGGTTGAAGGGCGGCCGATACCGTATTCTTCGAGGGCTTTAACCAGCGTGGCTTCGTTGTAGCGCGGCGGCGGAGTGGTGAAGTGTTGCTCGCCGTAGAGTTTGTCCACAGGCAATTTATCGCCTTCGCTCATTTCGGGCAGTTTTTTGCTGTCTTCGCTCTCTTCGTCGTCGCTACTCTCTTCGTAAACGCTGAGGAAGCCTGCGAAGGTTTGCACTTGTCCGGTTACACGGAACATGCCTCTGCCGACGCTAATATCGACGGTGGTTTGGTCAAATTTGGCGGGTGTCATCTGACAGGCGACAGTACGTTGCCAAATCATTTGGTATAGTTTGAACTGGTCTGCGCTCAGAAAAGGTTTGACGCTTTCGGGCGTACGGTACACGGAAGTTGGGCGGATCGCTTCGTGGGCTTCTTGGGCGTTTTTGGATTTGGTTTTGTACTGCTTGGCCGAACTTGGCAGATATTCTTTGCCGATTTTGTTTTCGATGTAATGGCGGATTTCAGTTAACGCTTCATCAGCCAAATTCACGCTGTCGGTACGCATATAGGTAATCAGACCAATGGCGCCCTGCCCTACGTCTATACCTTCATAAAGCTGTTGGGCGGTACGCATGGTGCGGTCGGTGGTGAAGCCGAGTTTGCGCACGGCATCCTGCTGCATGGTAGAAGTGGTGAACGGCGCGGCAGGATTGCGGCTGCGCTTTTTCTTTTCAATGGCGGTAACGACGGCCTCTTTGCCTTCGAGTTCTTTCAACACTTCGGCTTGAGCGGCTTCGTTCGGCAGGTCGAATTGTTCGAGTTTCGCACCGTTGTATTGGGCCAGTTTGGCGGTAAACTTACTGCGGCCTTTGTGGCTGTCGAGATGTACCGTCCAATATTCCTGCGCTTCAAACGCTCGGATTTCGTTTTCGCGTTCGCAAATCAAACGCAAAGCAGGGCTTTGTACGCGGCCTGCGCTCAAACCGCGGCGGATTTTTTTCCACAACAACGGCGAGAGGTTGAAACCAACCAGATAGTCCAAAGCGCGGCGGGCTTGTTGCGCATCGACCAAGTCCATTTCGATTTCGCGCGGATGGGCAACGGCATCGAGCACGGCGTTTTTGGTAATTTCGTGGAACACGACACGCTGCGGCTTGATGTTTTTCAGGCCGCGTTTGGATTTGAGGATTTCCAAAAGATGCCAAGAAATGGCTTCGCCTTCCCTATCCGGGTCGGTTGCGAGGTAGATGTTTTCAGCTTCTTTGGCACCGGCAACGATGGCATCAACGTGTTTGCTGTTGCGGCTGATCAATTGGTATTTCATGGCAAAGCCATTGTCGGGATCGACTGCTCCGCTTTTCGGAACCAAATCGCGGACGTGGCCGTAAGACGCCAAGATTTCAAAATCACCGCCCAGATATTTCTTCAGGGTTTTGGCTTTGGACGGGGATTCGACGATTAATAGGTTTTTCGCCATTGTTGTTCTCTTTTGGATGTATTGGATTTATGTTTCAGACGGCCTTTATTATTGAGTCCGTCTGAAAAAAGGTTTAGTGCATCACGTTTTGTCCGGTCAACGCACTCATCAAGTCATCGCCTATCAGGACGGGCAATTCGCTCTTGTGCATCCACAACACCAACAATACCAACACTTTGGCGGTATCGAGGGTAATTTCGTCCGATGGAATGTGCATCAGAGCGTGAATGACGATTTCGCGTTGCTCATAAGTAATTGCGTGTTCGGTAACCAAATATTGCATCAAGCCCATGACTTCCTGCGGCAGGTTTTCAGCTTCTTCACGACAGAATACGCGCAGGGAGTCGCTGTTAAACGGCTCGGCATAGAATTCGGACGTATTGAACAAGACTTCCATCATCATCAATGTATTGCCGATTTCCGTAGCATCAAAACCCGCATCTTCCAAGAGGCGACCCAAGTCCTCCGGAGGCGGACAATTGTCGAAATCTTGGAAGTGTTCGATTAAATAGGCAATGACTTCGGTCATGCTGGTTCCTTAAATATAGATAATTTATGCTTTGACACGCTGATAACGGCCGCCCGGTAAGGCGGCAACGATACCGTCAAGTTCGTATTCCAAAAGCTGTGCGTACACGTCTGCCGCTGCCGTATTAGTTTGTTGCGCTAAAATATCGGGGTGTATCGGGTCGTAACCCATTGCTTCCAATAAAGCGCTTGTTGATGGGGCGGCAGATAGGTTTTCAGACGGCCTTTGCGGTTCATCCGCTATTGTTTTTTGTTGCAGATGTTTGGTTTGATCGTTTTTCAGTTTTACCGTCTTATTTATAGAATATGATGGAACAGGCGTATTTTGCAATAGCTGCGGACACTCATGGAGAATATCGTCCAGACATTCCACCAGTTTTGCCCCGTCTTTAATCAGCTTGTGACAGCCTTTACTGTGCGGATTGTCTATCGAACCGGGCACCGCCATCACTTCGCGCCCCATCTCCGCCGCCAGCTTGGCGGTAATCAATGAGCCGGATTCCAATGCCGCCTCAACCACCAATGTCAGCTGCGATAACGCGGCAATCAGACGGTTGCGGCGCGGAAAATTGCCTGCAAACGGACGCGTGTCTAAAGGGAACTCGCTGACAATCAATCCTTTTTCAGCAATTTCATAAGCAAGGTTTTTATTGGACGGCGGATAAATGCGGTCTATACCGGTTCCCCAGACGGCAATGGTACCGCCATCTGCCTGCAATGCGCCTTGATGGGCGGCGGTATCGATACCCGAAGCCATACCCGATACGACGGGAATGCCTTTTTCACTCAATGCCCTGCCGAAATCTTTGGCAATCCGCATTGCCTGCGGCGTGGCATGGCGACTGCCGACAATCGCGGCAGACGGTGTGTGCAGCAACCCTGCATTGCCGCGTAAAAACAAGACCGGCGGCGCGGTAATGCCTTGTGTCAGCATTTCGGGGAAATCATCATCTTGCAGCAGCAACAGACGGCAACCGTCCTGCATTTCCCATTGTAAAGCGGCTTCGGCAGACTGCTGCGCCAAAGCCCGTTTGTCCGCATTACTCCATGACTCGGCAGCCTGTTTATGGCGCACCAACGCGGCTATTCTATCTGCCGGCGCATTCAAGGCAGCTTGTGCACTACCGAATTGCTGCAACAGTACCAAAAAACTTTCTGCGCCGATATAGGGCGTAAATGCCAGTTGCAACCAAGCA
This genomic interval from Neisseria sp. Marseille-Q5346 contains the following:
- the tuf gene encoding elongation factor Tu, which produces MAKEKFERSKPHVNVGTIGHVDHGKTTLTAALTTILAKKFGGAAKAYDQIDNAPEEKARGITINTSHVEYETETRHYAHVDCPGHADYVKNMITGAAQMDGAILVCSAADGPMPQTREHILLARQVGVPYIIVFMNKCDMVDDAELLELVEMEIRDLLSSYDFPGDDCPIVQGSALKALEGDAAYEEKIFELAAALDSYIPTPERAVDKPFLLPIEDVFSISGRGTVVTGRVERGIIHVGDEIEIVGLKETQKTTCTGVEMFRKLLDEGQAGDNVGVLLRGTKREDVERGQVLAKPGTITPHTKFKAEVYVLSKEEGGRHTPFFANYRPQFYFRTTDVTGAVTLEEGVEMVMPGENVTITVELIAPIAMEEGLRFAIREGGRTVGAGVVSSVIA
- a CDS encoding YfhL family 4Fe-4S dicluster ferredoxin, producing the protein MSLFITDECINCDVCEPECPNDAISQGEEIYEINPNLCTQCVGHYDEPQCQQVCPVDCILIDEEHPETHEELMAKYEKIIQFK
- the rsmD gene encoding 16S rRNA (guanine(966)-N(2))-methyltransferase RsmD, giving the protein MANNKHSKHSNQVRIIGGQCRGRKLTFLSADGLRPTPDSVREKLFNWLGQDLTGKTVLDLFSGSGALGMEAASRNAAKVVMVDNHRQTVQTLQKNIRELGLKQAKIECSDGMAYLARPSEKFDVVFLDPPFAWEDWQNLFIRLQSHLKNGAMVYIEAGKLPEKPDWLEIYREGKAGMSRFELLLYSQVAE
- the topA gene encoding type I DNA topoisomerase, with amino-acid sequence MAKNLLIVESPSKAKTLKKYLGGDFEILASYGHVRDLVPKSGAVDPDNGFAMKYQLISRNSKHVDAIVAGAKEAENIYLATDPDREGEAISWHLLEILKSKRGLKNIKPQRVVFHEITKNAVLDAVAHPREIEMDLVDAQQARRALDYLVGFNLSPLLWKKIRRGLSAGRVQSPALRLICERENEIRAFEAQEYWTVHLDSHKGRSKFTAKLAQYNGAKLEQFDLPNEAAQAEVLKELEGKEAVVTAIEKKKRSRNPAAPFTTSTMQQDAVRKLGFTTDRTMRTAQQLYEGIDVGQGAIGLITYMRTDSVNLADEALTEIRHYIENKIGKEYLPSSAKQYKTKSKNAQEAHEAIRPTSVYRTPESVKPFLSADQFKLYQMIWQRTVACQMTPAKFDQTTVDISVGRGMFRVTGQVQTFAGFLSVYEESSDDEESEDSKKLPEMSEGDKLPVDKLYGEQHFTTPPPRYNEATLVKALEEYGIGRPSTYASIISTLKDREYVTLEQKRFMPTDTGDIVNKFLTEHFAQYVDYHFTAKLEDQLDEIANGKRQWIPVMDKFWKPFIKQVEEKEGIERAKFTTQELDETCPKCGEHKLQIKFGKMGRFVACAGYPECSYTRNVNETAEEAAERIAKAEAEQAELDGRECPKCGGRLVYKYSRTGSKFIGCANYPKCKHVEPLEKPKDTGVQCPQCKKGNLVERKSRYGKLFYSCSTYPDCNYATWNPPIAETCPKCAWPVLTIKTTKRWGVEKVCPQKECGWKEQIEPPAPKE
- a CDS encoding DUF494 family protein; its protein translation is MTEVIAYLIEHFQDFDNCPPPEDLGRLLEDAGFDATEIGNTLMMMEVLFNTSEFYAEPFNSDSLRVFCREEAENLPQEVMGLMQYLVTEHAITYEQREIVIHALMHIPSDEITLDTAKVLVLLVLWMHKSELPVLIGDDLMSALTGQNVMH
- the dprA gene encoding DNA-processing protein DprA, which encodes MTENERFAWLQLAFTPYIGAESFLVLLQQFGSAQAALNAPADRIAALVRHKQAAESWSNADKRALAQQSAEAALQWEMQDGCRLLLLQDDDFPEMLTQGITAPPVLFLRGNAGLLHTPSAAIVGSRHATPQAMRIAKDFGRALSEKGIPVVSGMASGIDTAAHQGALQADGGTIAVWGTGIDRIYPPSNKNLAYEIAEKGLIVSEFPLDTRPFAGNFPRRNRLIAALSQLTLVVEAALESGSLITAKLAAEMGREVMAVPGSIDNPHSKGCHKLIKDGAKLVECLDDILHECPQLLQNTPVPSYSINKTVKLKNDQTKHLQQKTIADEPQRPSENLSAAPSTSALLEAMGYDPIHPDILAQQTNTAAADVYAQLLEYELDGIVAALPGGRYQRVKA